The segment AACGGACGTACAACGATTGATCTCAGGGCTGTGCAGGGAAACAGCCGGTGAGGATGCCATAATTGCACCGGAGTGAGAAGCAGACTTCGGGTTCTATCCTCTCACCCCGGACTGCCGTGGCTTATAGTAAATTGACAGATCGATCAGATCGTAAACGTAATAAGGACCTCATCGGTCTCTACAGCTTTGCCGATAGCAGCTGCCACATGCTCCACAACCCCGTCGCAGGGTGAGGAAACACCGCTTTCCATTTTCATGGATTCGATCACCACAAGGTCCTGGCCGCGGTACACACGATCGCCTTTCTTTACCAGGATACCGACTACCATACCGGGAAGCGGTGAGAGGAGCACATTTTCGTGGACGCTTTTTTTCTCCTTCGGCATGTACTGGGCCAGCTCCCACTCCTTGAGCGTGTATATTTCAAAAATACGGGAGTTGCCGCAATAAGCGGCCCATATGAAGTTCTGCCGGTACTGAAGTCTGAAGTATTGATCTACGCCGTTTATCTTCAGTTTCAACCTTCGCCGGTAAAACTCAAAAAAAGGTGCAACGACAGTATATTCTGCGCCGTTTATCCTGAAACTCCAGTCTGCGGATGTGAGCCCTTCATGCAATTCAACTTCAAAGATATCCTTATTGCCTTTGACGACATAATAGTGCCGCTGATCCGGCTTGTGAGAAAGTCCGACCTTTGCCGCCATCGGTTTTAACGATTCACGGACCAGATTCCTGCGGTTGTGATAAACGATGGTCGAGGCAATGACCATAGCCTCAAGCTGCCCTGCCGGCGGGTCAATTTTGGCCTCGCCCTCCTCAAAATATTCATCAATGAACCCGGTTGAAAGGTCCCCCCTGATAAAGGCAGGGTGGTTGAGAATGGAGTTTGCAAAGTTCAGGTTGGTGGTCACGCCCTCGACGTGGTATCGATTCAGGGCATTGATCAGCGTAGTTCGGGCTTCTTCCCGCGTCTCACCCCAGCTGATCACCTTGGAGAGAAGCGAGTCGTAATATACGCTTACGAAACTGCCGGCCTCGACACCGCTGTCAAGCCTGATATTCCTGCCCTTGAGATTAGAATACCGGGTGATCAGTCCGGTGGACGGCAGAAAATTACGTCCGGAATCCTCAGCGCAGATCCTGGTCTCTATGGACCAGCCCTTGATCGAGACATCCTCCTGCGAAATCGGCAGCGCTTCGCCAGATGCTACCCTCAGTTGCAGTTCGACCAGGTCAAGGGAAGTGACCATCTCGGTGACCGGATGCTCCACCTGCAGCCTTGTATTCATCTCCATGAAGAAAAAGTTCCTGTGACTATCCATGATGAATTCCACGGTCCCGGCATTGGAGTACCCTGCCTCCCGGGCAAGGGCACAGGCCATTTCACCCATGCGGGACCTGAGGGCTGCATCAACCGCCAGGGAGGGAGACTCT is part of the Nitrospirota bacterium genome and harbors:
- a CDS encoding acetyl-CoA carboxylase biotin carboxylase subunit, which produces MFEKILIANRGEIAIRIIRTCRKLKVKTVAVYSDIDARSLHVREADEAVHIGPSPSPSSYLVHDKIIKAALTQGCQAIHPGYGFLSENSEFAAAVVRAGLTYVGPSSEVIAALGDKISAKNIAMKAGVPVVLGHNLPIVDLEEIKAIAAEIGYPILLKPAAGGGGRGMRMVATPSELESALQSAQEETRKAFGDNRIFLERFVSSPRHIEIQIIADQHGKVVSLGERECSIQRRYQKVIEESPSLAVDAALRSRMGEMACALAREAGYSNAGTVEFIMDSHRNFFFMEMNTRLQVEHPVTEMVTSLDLVELQLRVASGEALPISQEDVSIKGWSIETRICAEDSGRNFLPSTGLITRYSNLKGRNIRLDSGVEAGSFVSVYYDSLLSKVISWGETREEARTTLINALNRYHVEGVTTNLNFANSILNHPAFIRGDLSTGFIDEYFEEGEAKIDPPAGQLEAMVIASTIVYHNRRNLVRESLKPMAAKVGLSHKPDQRHYYVVKGNKDIFEVELHEGLTSADWSFRINGAEYTVVAPFFEFYRRRLKLKINGVDQYFRLQYRQNFIWAAYCGNSRIFEIYTLKEWELAQYMPKEKKSVHENVLLSPLPGMVVGILVKKGDRVYRGQDLVVIESMKMESGVSSPCDGVVEHVAAAIGKAVETDEVLITFTI